The Candidatus Eisenbacteria bacterium genome contains the following window.
CGCTCACCTTCACGAAAGCGGGCGGCCCCTCGTTCCTCACGGTAACGACGACGAACGCGACGACCGGGAACATCCACCTCGCTCCCGGCTTCAGCGATGCGGGCACCTACGCGGCATCGGCCTCGGCGAGCGACGGCTCGCTCAGCGACACCAAGCCCTTCCAGATCACAGTCACGAACGTGAACCGCGCACCGACGCTCAACGCGATCGCGAACATGACGGTGGCGGAGGGGGCGACCGCGGATCAGGCGGTCACCGGCTCCGATCCGGACGGGGATGCGCTCACGTTCACCAAGGGGAGCGGACCCACGTTCCTGACGGTGACGACGACGAACGCGACGGCCGGGAACATCCACGTGGCGCCCGGGGCGGGGGATGCGGCGGGGTCTCCCTACGCCGCGTCGGTAACGACCAGCGACGGGGCGCTCGGCGACACGAAACCCTTCGTGATCACGGTCCGCCTCGCGAACCGCCCACCGACCCTCAACGCAATCGCGGACATGGGGGTCAATGAGGGCTCCACCTCCGACCAGGCGATCACGGGTTCTGATCCGGACGGGGACGCGCTCACCTTTACGAAGGCGGGCGGCCCCTCGTTCCTGACGGTGACGACGACGAACGCGACCACCGGGAACATCCACCTCGCCCCCGCCTCAGGCAATGCGGGCACGTACCCGGCCTCGGTCTCCGCGAGCGACGGCTCGCTCAGCGACGTCAAGACGTTCTCCGTGATCGTGGCGAGCGTGGGCCCGGGGCCCAACTTGGTCACGAACCCCTCGTTCGAGACCAACACCACCGGATGGGCCAGCTACACGACGGGAACCAGCATTCAGCGCGTTCCCGGTGGATTCGACGGCAGCTACTCCCTCGAGGTGACCGGACCCGCCACCGGCACCGCGAAGTTCGGGGTGAACGACAGCCCTAACTGGGTATCCAGTACCTCCGCGGTCGGCACCGTGTACCGCTTCACGGCGTGGGTCCGTTCCACTACCGGCGCTACCGGCAAGGCACAGCTGCAGGTGCGCGAGTGGGTGGGATCCACGCGGCAGGGCCTCATCACCCTCTCCCCCTCGGTCACACTCGCCCCGGGCTGGCAGATGGTGACCGTCGATCGCGTGGTCACCACCGCCGGATCCACGCTCGACCTACAGGTGCTGGACGGTCCGATCGTAGCAGGGGAGGTATTCCGGACGGACAACATCTCCATCCGCGTCGTCCCCGGAGGCTCCCCGGCCCCGGCCGGGCCACAGCACACCGCCTCCTCGTCGCCGAGAGCCCTTGCGGCCTTCATGGCGCCGAACCCCCTCAATCCCGACGCCACCCTCGCCTTCAGCACAACTCAGGAAGGCTCGATCCGCGTACGGGTTTACGACACCGCCGGCCGCTATGTGCGGACCTTGGTCGAGGGAGGAAGCGTGCCCGCCGGATACCACGCGATTCGATTCGACGGGCGCGACGCCTCAGGAAGGCGGCTCGCCAGCGGCGTCTACTTCTATCTCCTCGAAGCCAAGGAAGGCTCAGTGCGAGGGAGATTCGTCGTCCGGCGCTGACCCCTCCAACTCCTGATTTGGATTGACGGGACCGCCGGCGCACAGGTATAATTACGTAATCCTAAGGGTGGGGAAACCCCGGACGCCAAAACCCAAGCGCTCGGGCGGTCGCCGTGGGATCGGGGGGGCACATGGAGGTGCGCCTCGTGCCCGTCGAGTCAGATTCGTCCGCGAAGCTTGCCTCCGGTTGCCACAACCACCGGAATCCCAAGGGGGCGGTGGCCTGGAATCGGCGTCTCTTCGCCGCGTTCTCCGTCTGCGCCCTGGCTATCGCGCCAGCGTCCGCAGCCCCGCAGATTTCTTCCCTTCTCACGCCCCATGTCGGTGCAGTCCCTGCGACATCTCTCGGAAGCGGGGAGGTGCACTGGACCATCACCGGGCAGACCTCGGTCACGTTCGACTGGGAGGGCGCGGATAGCCTGATCCGCTACGGACCGACCAGCGGCTACGGCGAGGAAGCCGTTGGGGTCACGCCGAGCCCGGTCCCGTTCTCCTCGGCGGGCCCGTTCTGGGAAGCAAAGCTCACCGGGCTGACGGAGAACACGGTCTATCACTACTCGATCGCGGGCGGAGCCGATCACACGTTTCACACGCCCCCGCCTCGGGGCTCATCCGATTTCACGGTCTACGTGGAAGGGGACATCGGCGAGGGTTCCTCCTATCGGAGGATGCCTCTCGTGCAGACCCTGATCGGGACGGCGGCTCCCGCGTTCGTCCTGGCGGTCGGGGATCTCACCTATGGCAACGCCCACGGCCAGGCCTCGGTCGACAATCATTTCAACGACGTGATGGTGTGGTCGCAGGACGCCGCGTACATGCCCGCGTGGGGGAATCATGAGTGGGATGAGACCACGGACGACTTGAGGAATTACAAAGGCCGGTTCGACTTTCCCAACGCGCAGACCTCTCCGGGCTCCCCCTCCGTCAGCTGCTGCGGCGAAGACTGGTACTGGTTCGACTACGGAAACGTCCGCTTCATCGCCTATCCCGAGCCCTGGTCCGGGGCCTGGGCCGACTGGCGGACCAAGGCGGGCACCATCATGGACGCCGCGCAGAGCGATCCGGCGATCAAGTTCATCGTGACCTTCGGCCATCGGCCCGCCTACTCCTCGGGGCATCACCCGGGGGATGCCACGCTGAAGGGGTACCTCGACGCCCTCGGGGCGTCGCACAGCAAGTACGTGTTGAACCTGAACGGGCACAGCCACAACTACGAGCGCTGGTTCCCCCAGAGCGGGGTGGTTCACATCACGGCGGGCACGGGGGGAGCGAGCTTGGAGGAGGACGGGAGCTGCCTCTGGCTGGCGTGCACGCAGCCCGCGTGGTCGGCGTTCCGGGCGATGCACCTGGGTGCGCTGCGGCTTCGCTTCACCTCCTCGGAGATCCAGGGCAGCTTCATCTGCGGTCCGACGGGAGGCGGGACCAACGACGCGACGTGCACGCCGGGGAGCGTCGTGGACTCATTCGCGATCGCCGAGTTTCCTTCCGGCGCCCCACCCGCGGTGGCTGCTCCGGCCACAGTGAGCGGGTCCGAGGCGTCGCTTGTCACCGTCTCGGTGGGCGCTACCGATCCCGACGGGGATGCGATCACGACCCTAAGAGCCGATCTCTCGGCCCTACCGCGGGGGAACAACGCGGCTTTCCTGGTGAGCGCCGGGAAGACCTCCGGAACCTTGACCTGGAACCCGACGTACGCCGACGCCCGCGCGGCGCCTTACAGAGTCACGTTCATCGCTTCGAACACGCTTCCGGGCACGGCGTCCACCGCCATCACGGTGACCAACGTGAATCGTGCTCCGGCGCTGAGCGCGATCGCGAACATGAGCGTGGCTCAGGGTGCGACGGCGGGTCAGGCGCTCACGGGGTCCGATCCGGACGGCGACGCCTTGACGTTCACGAAGGCTTCGGGGCCGACGTTCGTGACGGTGACGACTACCAACGCGACGACCGGAAGCGTCCGCGCCGCGCCCGGGTCCGGGGACGCGACCGGAGCCTACCGGGTCACGGTGACGGCGACGGACAACGGCTCGCCGCCTCTGAGCAACAGCAAGGCGTTCACGGTCACGGTGAACAGCGTCGATCGAGCGCCCGCCACCACCGCGCCCGCCACCGTGACGATTCGAGAGGGAGATTGGTTGAGGGTGTCGGTCACAGCCTCCGACCCCGACGGGGATGCGATCTCGTCTTTGACGGCCGATCTCTCGGACTTGCCGCCGGGGAACAACGCGGTCTTTGCGCCGGGCGCGGGGAACACCTCGGGGACCCTCACGTGGAGCCCGGCGAGCGGGGACGCCGGCTCGGGCCCCTACGATGTGACCTTCACGGCCTCCAATGCGCTCACGGGCTCGGTCACCACGGCGATTACGGTGTCGGCGCCGAATCAGGGATCCAACCTGGTCGGCAACCCCTCCTTCGAGAGCTCCACCAGCGGATGGATCGGCAACGCCGGCGGAACGATTCAGCGCGTCGCCGGCGGATTCGACGGCAGCTTCTCCCTCGAGGTCCGGGGACCGGCCAGCGGCACGGCGAAGTTCGGCCTCAACGACAGCCCCAACTGG
Protein-coding sequences here:
- a CDS encoding T9SS type A sorting domain-containing protein gives rise to the protein LTFTKAGGPSFLTVTTTNATTGNIHLAPGFSDAGTYAASASASDGSLSDTKPFQITVTNVNRAPTLNAIANMTVAEGATADQAVTGSDPDGDALTFTKGSGPTFLTVTTTNATAGNIHVAPGAGDAAGSPYAASVTTSDGALGDTKPFVITVRLANRPPTLNAIADMGVNEGSTSDQAITGSDPDGDALTFTKAGGPSFLTVTTTNATTGNIHLAPASGNAGTYPASVSASDGSLSDVKTFSVIVASVGPGPNLVTNPSFETNTTGWASYTTGTSIQRVPGGFDGSYSLEVTGPATGTAKFGVNDSPNWVSSTSAVGTVYRFTAWVRSTTGATGKAQLQVREWVGSTRQGLITLSPSVTLAPGWQMVTVDRVVTTAGSTLDLQVLDGPIVAGEVFRTDNISIRVVPGGSPAPAGPQHTASSSPRALAAFMAPNPLNPDATLAFSTTQEGSIRVRVYDTAGRYVRTLVEGGSVPAGYHAIRFDGRDASGRRLASGVYFYLLEAKEGSVRGRFVVRR